The Caballeronia sp. SL2Y3 genome includes a window with the following:
- a CDS encoding DUF2968 domain-containing protein, whose product MKSLLSRRGTLLDNAPSFLLRQKGSAPVRFAAQSKPDAPEPSDESEPAAPQTATRVTPLRPTGGSAPFAAHGLQAAQIAEVEWLIQQSTLAVFRTFQSFAYSASLLFYPRDLTYYAVLYHEDAVWRVLKAGDIDAAEPAFRHFVEQAVRLAEAEMRRAHLQAQNEQFARLIAESEAQVERSRVDLQRGSTQDQEVALRQQEVRKDLAQLEVRRVAAQAQLNKLQRQMHQLAATSNETVPHLPSGR is encoded by the coding sequence GTGAAAAGCCTGCTGAGCAGACGCGGCACATTACTCGATAACGCGCCCTCGTTCCTTCTCCGCCAGAAGGGGAGTGCTCCGGTCCGCTTCGCTGCGCAAAGCAAGCCCGACGCACCGGAGCCGTCCGACGAATCCGAACCCGCCGCGCCGCAAACCGCCACGCGCGTCACGCCGCTGCGTCCGACAGGCGGGTCGGCGCCGTTTGCCGCGCACGGTCTGCAGGCGGCGCAGATTGCGGAAGTGGAGTGGCTGATTCAGCAATCCACGCTCGCCGTTTTCCGGACATTTCAAAGTTTCGCGTATAGTGCGAGCCTGCTTTTCTATCCGCGCGATCTCACTTACTATGCCGTGCTCTATCACGAGGACGCCGTATGGCGCGTGCTGAAAGCGGGCGATATCGACGCCGCCGAGCCCGCATTCCGGCATTTCGTCGAGCAGGCCGTGCGGCTCGCGGAAGCAGAAATGCGGCGCGCGCACTTGCAGGCGCAAAACGAGCAGTTCGCACGGCTGATTGCCGAGTCGGAGGCGCAGGTCGAACGTTCCCGCGTGGATCTCCAGCGCGGCAGTACGCAGGACCAGGAGGTTGCGCTCAGGCAACAGGAGGTTCGCAAGGATCTCGCGCAACTGGAAGTGCGGCGCGTGGCGGCTCAGGCGCAATTGAACAAGCTGCAACGGCAAATGCACCAGCTCGCCGCGACCAGCAACGAAACGGTGCCACATCTGCCATCGGGGCGTTGA
- a CDS encoding PRC-barrel domain-containing protein, producing MNRPMGESSGGATIIGKGAATAAGPGPDVMAASTLDGNAVLSSDGHDVGSLKEIMLDVTSGRVAYAVLSSGGFLGIGDKLLAVPWSALTLDTDNRCFRLAATADQVRNSPGFDKDAWPSMADPVWASSVHQHYGREPYWSSGSSGPGAPSTNDVSGTGAIPPGGVDAPEAGGVKL from the coding sequence ATGAACCGACCGATGGGAGAATCGTCCGGTGGTGCAACGATCATCGGCAAGGGCGCCGCGACGGCCGCGGGTCCGGGCCCCGACGTCATGGCGGCGAGCACGCTGGATGGCAACGCAGTGCTGAGCAGCGACGGCCACGACGTCGGCTCGCTCAAGGAAATCATGCTGGATGTGACGAGCGGCCGCGTGGCGTATGCGGTGCTCTCAAGTGGCGGCTTTCTCGGCATCGGCGACAAGCTGCTGGCTGTGCCCTGGAGCGCGCTGACGCTCGACACGGACAACCGCTGCTTTCGCCTGGCGGCGACGGCCGACCAAGTGCGCAATTCGCCGGGATTCGACAAGGACGCGTGGCCGTCGATGGCTGATCCCGTCTGGGCGAGCTCGGTGCATCAGCACTATGGCCGCGAGCCGTACTGGTCAAGCGGGTCCAGCGGCCCCGGCGCGCCGAGCACGAACGACGTCAGCGGCACCGGCGCGATTCCGCCCGGAGGCGTCGACGCGCCGGAAGCCGGCGGCGTCAAGCTGTAG